The following are encoded together in the Salvelinus fontinalis isolate EN_2023a chromosome 38, ASM2944872v1, whole genome shotgun sequence genome:
- the LOC129837949 gene encoding tumor necrosis factor alpha-induced protein 8-like protein 2: MESFSSKDMAMQAQKKILSHMANKSVVHMFIDDTSSEILDELYRVSKEYSGNRSEAQKVVKDLIKIAVKIGVLFRHNRFSPEELSLAQDFKKKLHQGAMTAISFYEVEFTFDKTVMSEILTGCRDLLLKLVVSHLKPKSHGRINHVFNHYSDPELLTQLYNPDGPFKPNLTKICTGLNRLLEEGTL; this comes from the exons ATGGAGTCGTTCAGCTCCAAGGATATGGCCATGCAGGCCCAGAAGAAGATCCTCAGCCACATGGCCAACAAGTCTGTGGTCCATATGTTCATAGACGACACCAGCAGTGAGATCCTGGACGAGCTCTACCGTGTTTCCAAAGAGTATTCAGGCAACCGCTCAGAGGCCCAGAAGGTGGTGAAGGACCTGATCAAGATTGCAGTGAAGATTGGCGTGCTGTTCAGACACAACCGTTTCAGCCCAGAGGAGCTGAGTCTGGCCCAGGACTTCAAGAAGAAGCTGCATCAAGGAGCCATGACAGCCATCAGCTTCTATGAG GTGGAATTCACCTTTGACAAGACAGTAATGTCGGAGATCCTGACAGGATGCAGAGATCTGTTGTTGAAGCTAGTCGTCTCCCACCTCAAGCCCAAATCCCATGGTCGCATCAACCACGTATTCAACCATTACTCCGATCCAGAGCTTCTGACACAGCTGTACAACCCTGATGGACCCTTTAAACCCAACCTCACCAAAATCTGCACCGGCCTCAACCGTCTGCTGGAGGAGGGGACGTTATGA
- the LOC129837948 gene encoding lysM and putative peptidoglycan-binding domain-containing protein 1-like has translation MFHGERALLSTGGAGLLPVNRTRSYGSLVQSNLSPVRQRRIEHKVQPGETLQGLALKYGVSMEQIKRANRLYTNDSIFLKKYLSIPVLSDYNSDANIVVDVTEEDSGQVQDSTSKKGSTQNGKPVNNSEKTQEEEHTSELSPMNFLKRMDRMISQSKQAAVKRCQEGEKRLTSLEGAYTSKTTDRRFTRSNSATVVTSPRMHQQPILGAVPLTITKCTKKLREREDEIFEL, from the exons ATGTTCCACGGGGAACGGGCTCTTCTTTCAACGGGTGGAGCCGGTCTACTCCCCGTGAACCGCACGAGGTCATACGGCAGTCTTGTACAATCCAACCTTTCTCCGGTACGACAAAGACGAATTGAACACAAAGTTCAGCCAGGAGAGACGTTGCAAGGACTCGCGTTGAAATATGGAGTATCT ATGGAACAAATCAAAAGAGCAAATAGACTGTACACGAATGACTCAATATTCCTAAAGAAGTATCTTTCTATCCCTGTGCTGTCAGACTACAACAGTGATGCTAATATTGTGGTAGATGTGACTGAGGAGGACTCAGGCCAAGTACAGGACAGTACAAGTAAAAAAGGCTCTACTCAAAATGGGAAGCCAGTGAACAATTCTGAAAAGACACAAGAAGAAGAACATACATCAGAACTTTCTCCAATGAATTTCTTGAAAAGGATGGATCGTATGATCAGCCAGTCCAAGCAGGCAGCTGTGAAAAGATGCCAAGAAGGAGAGAAACG TTTGACGTCTTTGGAAGGAGCTTATACCAGCAAGACAACAGACCGTCGATTTACAAGGTCAAACAGTGCCACGGTCGTCACCTCTCCCAGAATGCATCAGCAACCCATACTTGGTGCAGTGCCCCTCACCATCACCAAATGCACCAAGaaactgagagaaagagaggatgagaTCTTTGAGTTGTGA
- the LOC129837947 gene encoding tropomodulin-4-like, translated as MSKSDPRDIDEDAILKGMSPEEIEALECELLEMDPENAILPAGYRQRDQTKKTPTGAFDRDALLDHLEKTALEHEDRDDLVPFTGEKKGRAFVPKEGHGKIPDHEQITLEPELEEALKNATDAEMCDIAAILGMYTLMSNKQYYDALGTTGTIANTEGINSVVKPDAFKIFPDEPPNPTNVEETLQLIQKNDSSLFDVNLNNIKDIPIPTLKEIFEAMKGNTHVEFLSIAATRSNDPVAYAVAEMLQENTTLQSLNIESNFITCEGMNAIVKAMANNTTLTEIKIDNQRQKLGDSCEMEIATMLENNSSIVKIGYHFTQQGPRARAAIAITRNNDMIRQQRVR; from the exons ATGTCGAAAAGCGACCCCCGGGACATCGACGAGGATGCCATCCTCAAAGGGATGAGTCCTGAGGAGATAGAGGCGCTGGAGTGTGAGCTGCTGGAGATGGACCCCGAG AATGCCATCCTGCCAGCCGGGTACCGCCAGCGTGACCAGACCAAGAAGACCCCAACGGGGGCGTTTGACCGTGACGCCCTGCTGGATCACTTAGAGAAAACAGCTCTGGAGCACGAGGACAGAGACGACCTGGTGCCTTTTACTGGCGAGAAGAAAG gGAGAGCGTTTGTTCCTAAGGAGGGCCATGGAAAGATCCCCGACCATGAGCAGATCACCCTGGAGCCTGAGCTGGAGGAGGCTCTGAAGAATGCCACAGACGCTGAGATGTGTGACATCGCAG CTATTCTGGGAATGTACACACTGATGAGCAACAAGCAGTACTACGACGCCTTGGGCACCACTGGTACCATCGCCAACACAGAGGGCATCAACA GTGTAGTAAAACCAGATGCATTCAAGATCTTCCCAGACGAGCCCCCCAACCCCACAAACGTGGAGGAGACCCTTCAGCTGATCCAGAAAAACGACAGCAGCCTGTTTGATGTCAACCTCAACAACATCAAG gaCATTCCCATCCCAACACTGAAAGAGATCTTTGAGGCGATGAAGGGCAACACTCACGTGGAGTTTCTGAGCATTGCCGCTACCCGTAGCAACGACCCCGTGGCCTAT GCTGTTGCTGAGATGCTCCAGGAGAACACCACTCTGCAGAGTCTTAACATCGAGTCCAACTTCATCACCTGCGAGGGCATGAATGCCATCGTCAAGGCCATGGCCAACAACACCACACTGACCGAGATCAAGATtgacaaccag AGACAGAAACTGGGGGACTCCTGTGAGATGGAGATTGCCACCATGTTGGAGAACAACTCCAGCATCGTAAAGATCGGCTACCACTTCACCCAGCAGGGGCCTCGGGCTAGAGCAGCCATCGCCATCACCAGGAACAACGACATGA TTCGCCAACAGAGAGTAAGATAA